The Phragmites australis chromosome 1, lpPhrAust1.1, whole genome shotgun sequence genomic interval GGCGGCACAAGGGCCGCTGCATTTTCTTGTGTAAGGTGGGATCCAGGCGAGGGGCATGGTGGCGGGTGGATCCAGGCTAGGGGCATGTCGACGGTGGCTGAGTGGGCGTGGTGGCAGAGCGCGTGCGATAGCGGTGGCGGGATCCAGGCAAGGGGCATGGCTGCGGCAGCTAAGCAAGCATGGTGGCGGAGCGCACGCTACGACGACGGGATCCAATCGTCGGATCTGGCTTGACCGACTCGACATCGAGCTGGCTTGATTAATTTTTTTGTTCCTCAGAAcactatcattgtcagttctaGATCCAGCAGTGATAGTGCCGATTTTCACTGCCAAAtgatcactaccggttttaaaATTGGTAGTTATAGGGTTTTATAATCGATAGTGAAAATCCTTTTTGGTAGTGTAACTAGTACTCCTAGGCTAACTAACCAAGGGGCGTTTCGATGGCAATGATCCTAGGAGATTTTTCTGGAAAACGATAGGGTTTTGGGGCACATGGTATTAACTATAATCTAAAGATGGCCATGCCACTAGATGCAACTTAAAAGTCGAGGCATGAGGATCTCTCCCTTTCATTTAAAAAGGGTTTTGTGCATCATCGAATCAactctctctctgcctctcctcctccacctagCTTTGTTCATCTTTTTGTTTCAAGTCTTCCTTCTAGCTAGGTCTTCGTTCTTCCGCTTGGATATGAGCAACTTTGGATACAGCATGGGGTGGAGCAATAATGGGAGATCCTCTGGCTCCAGAAAGGGCAAAAGAGGCTGCGGCAGCGGCGGTGCCGACAAGCCCAAGCAGCCGCAGCGGGGGCTCGGCGTGGCGCAGCTGGAGAAGATTAGGTTACAAAGCGAAATGGCCGAATACTTCCATCCTCTCGGCCAGCCGCCCATCTTGATCCAAAGAACGGGCAGTCTCAACTTGGTAAGTGATAAGCTAGCGTCTCTACACACTACACATACATATGCATCCTTTCTGTGCAGTCTCCATGCCATTATACAAAGATTAGACGTTCCTAATTTCTTGTGCTTTCGGAATGGATCGATTGAGCAGGAGGATGCACGGGCGCCGACGTCCTCACTGTCGTCGTCCCCATCGTCCTCCCTCCATGCTACCGCCGTCTCATCGCCATTCCCGATCCATCCAAATTTTGTGGTACATGGACAGTTTCTTTTCCCCTGGAGCGATTACAAGTTTATTTAGGAAGAAACTATGAAAACTTGAGATATAGCTAAGATACGAGAAAGAAAATCGCAATGAAAATTTCTTTGGATGATTGGATGGCTGTGTGCGTGTATATATACTTATTAATTTGGTGACACATGCATATGCTGTGAAGACAGTAGCAATTAGCCCTTTTTTGGACACAAAAGAAGGGATTTAAAGCCTAATTATCTGTGACCAGCAGTGAACAGATAAGTCTTTCATTTGTTGATCTGTAGTCATTGATCTTCTATGAGCATGAGCTGACTTGCAGGAAGAGAAATTTTCACTAGGGTATACAGACGCATATTTTATTATGACTGTTCATTTATGTTGAGAtaggtgaaaaaaatcatagaatatGTAAGAGAATTAATGGGTGGATAGATATCAGACGGAAAGAATGGATAGACGAGATAACTTTGTATCCTCTTGTGGAGTTGTCTTTCCCGTGACTTGCATGATATGTTTCTAGTTAGCTAGCTGTCTCTAaatgttttctttcttcttgattGTTATTTCTTTGTACTTCTTTCTTGTTCATCTCTGACATCTTGGATCATCATGTGTCTCTTTTGCCtgtgttctctctctctcataatTCTTCACCAAATACTATTTGATTATAAAAGATATGTACCCGATCAAAATTCGTATGTGCTATATCTTCTTGTGAGCTTGCTGCAGTATCAGACCGTAGATAGCATACGAATTATTGTGCACACCAAGACATCTTTCTTATGTTGTATTTCCGACTTTATCATGTAGATGACAtatggagagagaggagacgcACGATACAGTGACTTCCAAACACCCATTATTAGGTATTGCACGTATATATGCTGAATTTCAGCAATATACAAAATTCAGTCACTTGTGATCAAGTCATCAAACTCCAACTAACATTGCAACATTTGTATTTACGTGCCAACCACAGATCACCGAGCAGCAGTGCTATCTATGGCACCCCACATTATGCGCATCCTAGCGTCACATTGCCGCTCTTTGCACCAGAGGTACGTAAACCTTAAGAGTGATGTAGAGTTCAATAATGGCTTCCTGAAGCGACTGCATATACACTAGCTAGTTATGATCAGAAAGCACAAATCATTATCACCTAGATGTATGTTATGCTACCTTTAGGATCTCTGCAGTTTACTGATTAACATGTGTGCTTTTAACATTTTGGTAGGAATCCGCTCGCTTGAAGGGACACCATGATAGAAGCCGGTCGGCGGATTCAACAATTATGAACTCGGATGATCCACAAGATGTGGACCTTGAGCTCAAGCTATGATCCAGAAATGctcttccttttttctttcctctagtGTGATGTGGTCCTGATCAATTTGGTCTTGATGGGTTTTTACCCTTGTGGTGCAATAAGTTTCTGAATTGGTACCACTAACTAGGACCAAAGGATTTGCCATCTTCTGTGATGCTTACAAGAGATGAATAGTAAGGcgcatttcttttttttcccccaTCAAGACATGTGTTGTGTACATGTGTATGGGATCTTGTGGATATCTAACAGTTGTTCTGATTGTACGGTGAAGCATAGATGTGTTGACTCTTGCCTGCAACTGCAAGCATACACTGACACAGTTGGTACATGATTGTTATTAATTTATGCAACACAATTTTCATCATTGCTGAGATCAGAGAGAATGTTCTTATGTGCATGAGCACTTGCATGCATGCCATAATATTTTGGCCCAGAAGCACATGATGGAAATAGAATAGTAATAACTTTATTTGCATGATCTCAACACAGCTGCCTTTCGTACTACTTCTAATGCAGCTTGTCTCAGTCGTTCTAttattagtttcttgatgtttgtATAATCATCTGATCTC includes:
- the LOC133889234 gene encoding protein SPEAR3-like, coding for MRISPFHLKRVLCIIESTLSLPLLLHLALFIFLFQVFLLARSSFFRLDMSNFGYSMGWSNNGRSSGSRKGKRGCGSGGADKPKQPQRGLGVAQLEKIRLQSEMAEYFHPLGQPPILIQRTGSLNLEDARAPTSSLSSSPSSSLHATAVSSPFPIHPNFVMTYGERGDARYSDFQTPIIRSPSSSAIYGTPHYAHPSVTLPLFAPEESARLKGHHDRSRSADSTIMNSDDPQDVDLELKL